The Schistocerca nitens isolate TAMUIC-IGC-003100 chromosome 6, iqSchNite1.1, whole genome shotgun sequence DNA segment ATGACACCATATCGCAAAAGACtatgcataaatgcataatatgtacacaatactgtttgatcattgcagcaatttttgagcattctaaatacatagcaacatttacttaactttttattgagcacatctatatgcttgtcccattttagatgctcatctaaccaaattcctaagaattttgtatttggcGTTTGTAGTATATTCTGTTGGCCTAGCTTCACAGTTATATTGGGCTTCATATTATTTGAAACATGTCTGTAATTCATCCATTACACTACTCATAGCTTACATTACTTCGTTACATCTGTATTATGCATGTTTTTTGTAAAATGAATTACCCATAGTTCAAGTGAGTAATACAGTAATAAACTAGTTGTTGTGTGACAAAACCGCCCCCTTTTTTTAAATTATGCAATGTTTTGGCAAAGCGGCATCACTAAAAATATACGTAGAAGCTGTCGACCGGTATTACACGAAAATAATGGACACAGCCCACCACAACTTTCTCTAGATCATCAGTCATGGTAAATCAGTGAGATTAATGCCGGGAGAAAACTGTAAAGGTACGATAAAGCAGACTTTGAATTTAGCTTGCAGATTGTAAAATCTGGTAGAGTACAGCAACGTTTTTATTCCTTATAACATAAAATATTGCTTACCTTATCGCCCTTATTACAATATATATCACGACAATGGCGCTGAGACCAACAAAAACTGAAAACCCTCGTAACAGAGCTCCGGAATTCAAGTTACGTTGTGGCCTGCCACCAGGCTGTTCACCAGCAGATTGTTCAGTTACTGTCACGTTGTTGGCATGTGAAACGTTCGTAGGCGGAGTGACatctttatttttcttgtcttgTGCTGGTGGTCTGACAGATACAGATGACTTCTGTTTTTCTTCATGCAATTTGACGTCTGTTGCTGGTTCAGAACGGGAAAGTCTGCTGAATGATTCTTGTGCATTTCCAATATCTGTCTTTGCACTACATAAAAGTAAACTACACAATAGCACGCACGATACTGTTATATGGGCTGTTATACGTATTGAGTTTCCTAGCATGGTTAGGCAACATTTATGATAATTAATAGCTATTGAAATACAAGTTCCTGCCGTTCTACCACGCCAAGAGCATACGTCATTCGTTTGCACTACCAGTCCACACAAATACGTTTCGCAATTTTGACACTTGGTAATCAACACAGGTGCTACAATTCCCTTAATAAGTAAAGTAAACAGAAAAGCCTCCAAACTATTTCTGtccaatttttttccttgtcctgaAAGTATTTTAGTTCAATGCAAACTCAAAATAGACCTTGGCATATTTGACAGTACATAACGAAACAGAATTATTAAATGACTTGCTATCTTTTCGGGAAACAAATCACTCAAAAAAATCACACGGAAATGACTTCGTTGTTTATAAGTTCTTGAAAGTTTTATTCACGATTTACGAAACTCCTTGATTATGCACTACATTTTACTTCTCTGGTGGGACAGCCGACATGTTGAGTTTACATAGAAAGAGGACCAGCTGTGTTATTTGCGTCATATCTTTGCTCCTCGATTGTAACAGATAGGGTGTCATTGATGGCAATGGAGGAAGGTAGTTGGAACCATCTGCCAAGTGTCATTTTGTTAGAAGTTTTCACTTATTTGTCTCAAAAAGAGAGAATTAGAGCTTCGTCGACGTGTAAGCAATGGCGAGGTACACTGTTTCATTCCAGCTTCTGGCCTACAGTCCATTTTAGGCTTAAAACTAAAGATGAAGATAGTGTGTTACGAACTCGGTACCAGCTTAAACATTTTGCAACGAAATTGCGTAATGCTACAATCAGCTTTGACGCAATGGATTTGATTTGTGTACAGGAGGCTGCAAGAATAATACAAACACTTCGTAAGAATGAATCTCTTCGACGTCTTTCCTTACAGCCAAGTCATTGCAGGATTGAAGTTCCTGGCAGATTTGCTGGTGATAGAATAACTTTTATCGAAAGGTAAGTGTATGGCATCTGTTTGGTAGAATATTTAACATTTCGTATGGAATGTCGAGTGCTGCTTTCCTTATCGATAATGGAATTATTCGTGGATTGTTCATGCAAATATATTGACAGCTACATGTCATCGATGTCGTAACATATGTCACTTAGTTCCATGTTATGTTAGCGAAAAGTCAAGAAATTGTAGCCTTGCACATGGAAAATCTTGTCGAAACAGTATGCAGATGTTAATATACGAAGGGTTTGTTAAGAAATTTAATAACAATTACGTAACAAGAGTTATTTACTATTCAATTGCTTCTACAGAGTGACTTGTAATAAAAGAGATTTAAACTTAACGGAATATCTTAAAGATATTTAGCCTATATCCTACAATACGAAACATCAAATTGGTAATAATGATTGCAATGTTGCATACATTTTTTTCTCTCAATATTTGGGTCTTAGATATTTACATACTATAATACATTAAAGTGATTACAGTTCATTTatacaagtaataataataatcctctTTGTTTACACATGTACGCCTCTACACTataaaatcgttttttttttagtGGTATGGAAGACAAATATGTGTGAGCCAATTTGTCTTTTATTCAAGATGGTCCCAATGGCCCTCTTTGCAAAACATTCTTTTTGTATTATTGCTGCTGGAGTATCCCACAAACAGCAATTCCATGCTCTAAGTATGGTTCAACTAGAGCACAGTACACTATTCATACGTTTGTTAGCATATCATGAAAGCTGTTTCATAATAAATATCACATTGCTTAGTTTGCATCAGGCATTATGTATTGTCTCCATTCAAGCTTGTTGTCAACTGAATTATCAAAAATTCTATAGTAGTAACGCCAGACTTATTTCATTTATGAATATGTCTATGTGATCTtccttttctctatttgtgaacaATGTGAACATTCTTTGATGTATAATAAATTATTCGGTGTGAGCCACCTTACTGTTATTTGTTGACTTCTTTCCAGTGTTCAAAGTCTTTTTCTACATCCAGTGTCATATCAGCAGCATGCAGCATTTTTTCAATCTATCTCATTGACTTCAATATTATTTAGAAATGGGTTGAACAAAAGAGGCCAAGTAAATTACATATCCTTGAGGCGCACCGTACCATACATATTAACCCTGTTTTCAGATCTAAATCCAGATTTTTTGTCACATATTGCTTTCTGTTTACTGACATAAGATTTCATTCATTGCACCGCATGCCCACATATGCCATAGCTGTCAAATTTTTCAgtgagaataaatttcctttatttctgtCAATGGTCACAAAACTTTTGGTCTGTCAGcattgaccatcttcagacctgttctGTAATATGTCCTATAATAAACCCATAGTGGCATCATCACAAAATGTATTTCATATTAATAACTGGACcacataaatattaattatttattattaatcaaTTTAATAATTAGTGCTGTATGGGCTAGGGGTTCCCGCATGACCATTGTggattttgatagaattttgtgtgCACATTTGCACATTAGTAAAGTTTCACGACACATGTTCATACTTGCAGAGATTTAGTCACTGACCCCGTAGTGCTGCTTTCAACAGTGTGCTCCTGAGTTTTCAGCAACTTTGGGATATATCTCCAGCAATATTTTCTTGTAAGAAACAAACTaggccaccttgtagaattttttgTGCTCTCTTaagcaaaataataaaacagaATTTTGTGAGCAGTTTGCTTTTTCGCAGTGTAGTTTTacagtttctcaaaatttcattctgatgaagacatccttagaggtgtcgaaatctTGGTCAGTGTACCAtagttatttgcaactggttgggtaTCTCTGGAAGTAATTGTGAGATAAAATTGCAACTTTGCAAATAATAGCTTACCAATACTAGGTcttcaaatacagggtgtacataaagtctgggaacacacaacattcaatatacaaaccatgagtgacccagcagacatcaatatggtaattgaattcttgccgtacccatcccagcatggcatcgtcgactgtggcagtccctTCCTGTACTCTcttccggagctctgctacatcacgagcTAGAGGCGGTgcagatctttaatgtgttcccacagaagtcacacggagtgagatctagtgatcgaggaggccatttcatgaaacagctgtccccttgtgTAGCACGGCCAATCCATCAATGCAGCAGCTCTGTGTTCAGGTGCCTacgaacttcacaatgaaaatggggtgaAGCCCcaccctgctgaaagatgaatggaaaGTCTGAAtgtatttgaggcatcagccattgctgcaacatgtcaaagtaggaatatccagtgtcAGCACTCTTGGCGggagaagaatggcccgtacagttttcagcatgacaaggcacaaaaaacattcaccttcggggaatcacactcaaatttaatgcattcgtgtggatgtttTGTACCCCATTTTTGACAGTTatacctgttcactttcccattagtgtgaaaagtggcttcgtcgctaagaATTAAGCAGTCAACAATGCCATTCCCATCCTCATTAATTgctgcaactgcaaacaaaactcaaaacactTGTCTTTGTTGTCGTCATTGAGctgctgcactagctccaatttgaatggtttcatagacagcttttgTCGCAGGACTtaccacactgtcattggagccatttcgactTCACGGGAAGCAAGACGCACAgattctttggactccttatgaatgtctctcgtatgcaCTCCACATTCGCTTCACTCTCACTGGGAAGTccacttctctttgctgggcacaagcaacccgtagTAACGAATTTGTTGAGCCAGTGGTAAATGGTCTTCCTTGTTTGGAGGCTTCTTATCGTACTTGGTTCTGAACAtctgaactccaacacacagaaagttcgCTCCCCActtgaactcaccatgtttgcgactagcgctgactgttGGCAAATTACGAAACTACGCTGTGGCATTATACATAAAATAACTTTCAAGGTTTCTCTTCTAAATGACATGtgaatgatatctgtacaatgtttggctcttgtgcaataaataattgaaatcgttcctggactttatgtacaccctgtataaaattccATCCTACTACTGTTTTCCAGTAGTTTGCAGATTGAGGGCGTAGTTGACGATTTTTGTAAAAATgccaaaaatgtgtgtttttgcccAACTTCTATGAAAATGAGTTTCTTGCAAACTCTTTTAAACTATATTCATTAGGAAGATTGTTTTCTAAtccacataaaaaaataatttggtTTCGCAATGCGGACATATAAGGTTCAAAAAAACACGTAAAGGTGGAGGAACATACAAAATACACCTGTGTTCTGTCGGTATTCTGACATCATTTATTATGTTCTACAGTTGTTTAGTAACACTCTGGGGAAGGTAATATCAAAAGTCCTGAGGCCTAGGAAGTGAAATAGTCAGAAAAAGTAGAAAGAAGTCTTTTCTGCATAATACAAAATATGACTAGTTATAAATCTCAGAATCTAACTGTGCATTACCATTGTACTGCACATCATGGTAGTAAAATTGTTGCATAACAGATGAAACACTTATATAAACTGTGCTCATATTTTAAACCACTGTATAAATTTTTGTGAAGTTCATAGAAATCTGACTTGACCCCGGCTTCTCACTATACAGGAATCTGAGTATGTCTTTATTGTGCAATGCCATTGATGTACTAGTCTTATTCCAATTTGAAGTACAGCACATTTTGTTTGCAAATTCTGCAGATTTTTGGAACATCAGTGTACTGATAGCAAAATTATATACAAGTGTGTAGCTGTGGTCCATGGTGGCTTAAAcattgctgttttcttttaaagtGAGAAAACCAGCGTTACTTGGCCATAGGGCCCATGGCTGATAGCTGTGCAAAAGCAGCTGTGGGTGGTTTTTCTTACCACAGTTTAACCAAGTGTGATACGGGTTTCTTTACACAGGATCTCCATCCTGATGACCCATTTCTTTGGCAGAGGCCAAAGCTGGAAGGAATCTTTCTTAGGATACCGAGATTATGTTTACTTAAAGTTACttgaacttcttacagctttcattaATTTGCTGTTGAATGTCATGAGCAAAACTTTACTGCTATCCAAGCGAAATCACTGATGGTGCTGGAACAACTGCAATAGTGTGCTGTTCTGGAATGCAGCACCTTTCACTTCTTGGTAGCCAACTGGGTCATGTTGGAGAACAAAGCTTATTAAAGCATCCTCCTGCTCAGCAGAAGTCTCACAGATAATTCCAATCAACCAGTCCTTCACATAAATGCACACAGCATATTGTCCTGACTGAAGGTTCGATGCTGATCTCTTTCACTACTGTCACTAATTTTGGCCAGAGACTCTGCTGGTCTAAAGTGTTATTTTTTTCAATAgccaaaaaattgttttctgtagttTAACTAGAGTATAGTTCCACTAGAGTGTGCCCATATTTAAACCTCTGTTCTTGTAACACttcatttcagtttcttctttgatgatgaaagaaaatttaatgCCATTAGAAGCTCAGATTATTAGAGCAACAAAAAGGATAAAAACTATCCTTTTTATTGGATTCTTCATTctatttcatttttcataaaaagaATTTTGCAGAGTTAAATGCTTTAGAGATGTTTAAAAACTCAAAAAAGACTGCTTACTAGCAGTTGCTTTGACAATCTCATTTCCTAGTCATCGGGAGTTTTGATATTACCAAAGAGTAGTACACAATTGTAGATAATAAAAGCTGTCCAATATAATTTTAATATCAGTTGAATATGGCCATATTTTAGTGCACTTTCATCGTGTTGTCAGTTTTAGGGCCTTATGTGCTTACACTTCAAAACCATACCtagttttttaattgttttagaaTGTGGTCTTTCTAATGAACTTGGTTTAAATGAGTTTGCAGACAAACTGACCACTTCACACCTAATGAGGACACCCTCAACATGATGATTCCATGGAACTGCAATGGATACTACTGGCACTTGCTAAAACTAAACTAATTTCTTTCCGAGAAACAAACTTCAGTGATGACCATTCCCCAACTCTCTGAGAttaatgtgcattgtgcattctgtTGGAACAACATTGCCACAGAGAGCATCTGGAGAGGTCTGTACATTGATTTGTGCAGATGTTTTCATTGACTGAATTCCCCTCCATTAAACATTGCAAGTAATAGCAGTGGAAGTGCGAATGTCAGCAATGATCACCATTTGTAACTTTTATTTACCTCCTGACAGGGCACTCTCTTGAGATGAACACAGTAATTCAACTACTCTCCCCCTCTTTCCCACTGCTTGTGGACTTAAATGTACACCACCACCATCTGTGGGGAAATGCCACTTCTCCTCAGTGACAGTGCTCCTACCCACTTCAGCACTCCCCATAGCACATTTGGGGCTGTTGGCCTTGCGATCTCTTCCCCCAATCCCATGGATTTGACACTACAGTGGTCGCTACATGGCCATCTGTGTGACAGTGGCCACTTTCCAGTAGTGCTGACACTTTCTTGTTACTTACTGATGGACCAAGTACCGTGTTGGGCTCTACAAAGAGCCAACTGGTATTTGTATACTTCTGCTGCTGTCTCAGGCCGCTCTGTCAGAATGCAGTGACAAGATTGTGGGAGATGTCTGGGACATGATCATGCATGCCACTGTAACTGCTATTCCCCTTTCTGCAGGTCCCCCCTCTGCTGCTGGTTGGTGCCATGGTGAGTCAAAGACTTTGCAACAGTTCTTCAGGATAGTGTAAGGCCCCTGCAACATCTCAAGTGACATCCTGTGCAGACCATTGTCTTCACTTTTAAGTGGCTTTATGCTATGGCGTACTATCTAATTAAATGGTATAAGAAGAAATGCTGGGGGTGCTACATCTCTTGCTTGGAAAAGGTATACCACTTCATGTCAAGTGTGGACCAATCTCCATAGTCTTTGACTGCCAAAGATGAAAAACTGTTCCATTTCATTCTTCATGATGTGTGTGTTCACACTGAATGCCCTCTGTCCCACTTTGTGACAGTGTTGGCATTCTCTTCTAATCCAGCTACCTTTTTTGAATGTGTAAAAGTCAAGCTGTGGGCATCTCTAtagccactccccctcccccccacttctCTGTTGTGGCAAATCATAAAATAAAGCTTTTAGTGATTGGAAACTGAATCAGGCTCTAGACCAGGGATCCCCAAACTcttttggacaagtgaccccttttccaaaatgaactgttacctcagacccccttggccaaattacctacttttaagatcaacccccttattcataatggtccgctaacttaaaacagctgctacagagtgttatgtttcattctgacttaggtcaatagaagaagacagagtgataatcagcaatgctttaagttagcagactattatgaataaggggcctatctttagttttttcctattgatacaaaatacctaggtacttagGTAGCTCGTCaacccccaaaatcagttttcgtttatgtctacccctaggaaaccgatatcgaccccaaggggtcgatatcgaccactttgggGATCCCTGCTCTAGACATGTCACACGATACATCCCCAGGCCCTCATTTGATTCATAATATGATCCAACATCTGACTAGTACTTAAAGATCCATCTATTCTGGACCTTCAAATGTATTTGGAAGAAAGTATTTTTTATGTTGGGTTCTTGAATCATGGGGTGTTTCGTCCCCCTATCAGTGCAGTTTATGAGAAGGATGTTTCACAACCACCCATCTGATTAGGTTGGACTCGGCTTTTCCTAAATGCCAGCACCTCATTGCAGTCTTTCATGACATAAGTCACGCGACATcacttggtgccatcacattttacttaccctCTATGATTGGGATTTTCAAGGCTTACTATCAGTTTTTATCCCAGTAGTACACCAATCAGCTCCCAAGGGTTGCAAGAGAACTGTGTTTTGCAGTGTTCCAAGCTGTGAGTATTAATCTTTCTCATCGCTATCAGTGGGCTAGTGAGCTTTGTCGTACCACTCCTGCTGTATGTTGAAGTTTCACATTTACTGCAGCTCCCAGTCTGTAGCGTTGGCAAAATTCCAGCTCCAAGGCACCATGTGCAGGGTTTTTCCTGTCACGTTTTCCCATGACTTCCAGTTCTCCTCTGTGAAAATGCAACTCGTACATTTTTATCATTGTACCACAGTCCATCCTGATCTGAAACTGTACTTGGATGTCCAGAGCTTTGACACCATTACAGAGTCCCTACTTTTGGGACTGTTATTTGATAAAAAGTTGATGTGGTTGACCCATATTCATCAACTTAAGACTGGCTGCATCCGAAAGCTATGTGCTTCTTTGCTCACACCTCTTTGTATGCTGATTGCGCTACCCTCCTCAGTATTTACCATGCCCTGGTCTCATCCTGTTTGAACAATGGTTACCAGGTTTATGCCTCGGCGGCATTTTCAGCTTTCGCGTTTATTGGGCCCTGTCCAATCATCATAGAGTAAGATTGGCCGCTGACACTTTCTGGACTAGTTCCTTAGACAGTCTCCTTGCCAAAGCAGACATCTTCCCCCTTCAGTTCAGATGGTAGAAACTCTCTCACAGTTAGGTGTCACCATCCAACAATTTCCTAATCATCCAACTTACCAAATTATTGTTGCGTACAAGTGAAATGGGCCACAAGGGGCATTGACTTCCTGATACCCGTTCTTAAGTGGTCTTACCATTTGTAATGTATCTTGAGCTCTGGTGCCCTCACACACTTCATTGTGGTGTATGAAACTTATTCAGCCACTGATCACTTCTTTTGCCACACTGGTTTCTACCTTTTGTCCACTAGAGGGTCCACAATGACCTGTGTGGTACTGTCCCTCCCTCATTGTTACTCCCCTGGGTGTCCATCCAGATGGGTTCTCAGTTACGCTGACTGGGATGGGTTCACCTCTGCTGTAGTCCTTAGCTTCCCATCACAAGGTAGTATTGATGCAGCTGTTCAGCATACAGCAGCCATTCATGGGGAAGCCAACCAAACTGTCACCTCTTCCTCGGGATCCCCCTGTCCGAAGATGGAACCCTCATAGACCCTAGAGATTGCTGCGGCCATTAGACACTGTAGGCAGGCTCTCCAATGCCATAAGTGGCGCCGTGCACTGGAGCACCTTAGTGCGTTTAAATGAATCTGTGCCTGCATCAGTTACCtcataaaatgatgaaagcaaaacTTCTGGGAACAGTACATGTCCACCATTGCATTACATACCTCTCCATCACAGGCATGGACAAAGGTCAGATGCCTCTATGGCTTCCAGTCACCTGCAGTTGTACCAAGTATTTCTTTAGATGGTGCCATTTATACTGATCCAGACACTGTCGCCAAATAtattgctgagcattatgctcagGCATCTGCATCTGAGAACTACTGCCC contains these protein-coding regions:
- the LOC126263629 gene encoding membrane protein FAM174B-like, with the translated sequence MLGNSIRITAHITVSCVLLCSLLLCSAKTDIGNAQESFSRLSRSEPATDVKLHEEKQKSSVSVRPPAQDKKNKDVTPPTNVSHANNVTVTEQSAGEQPGGRPQRNLNSGALLRGFSVFVGLSAIVVIYIVIRAISMRRKKTTVRKYGILTNREDVEMTPLGADDDEEDTTLFDVSNQTRP